From the genome of Penaeus monodon isolate SGIC_2016 chromosome 11, NSTDA_Pmon_1, whole genome shotgun sequence:
ttgtttttttttcaaaaaattttttgttttttttttttttttttttttttttttttttttttgggggggaaaaaaaaaaaattttgtttgtttttgaaaaaaaaaattgtcctaaAATTATTTGTAAGATGCGTTTCATTCTAAATTTACACAAACAACACCTCGATCACTTCCCCTGCACCTTGATCCCTTAAACAGAGGGTTTAACGGGGTTTCAAAAAGGGCCGATCAAATCGTGTTTACATTTTTAAGGCTTTTATCTCATCTTTAAAATTGTCTTAGGCAAGGGAATGACTTAAGAAATAacctatttttaaaacattttttttacacaatgatatatttaaaattctcACATTTTGATTAGGGATATGATTCGGCATAGTACCAGAAATTTAGGGCACTATCATTTTTAATGTAGGTAAGCATTAACACAACCGCGCggggacacacaaacaaaacacacaaaaaaaaaatttcaattttataaattaaaaatataatttaaaaatgcaacCTTTTAAACATTGAAAGGGAAAACCATACCCGGGTTCATTAGGATAAAAAAGGGttaagtttaattttaaaaagaaataaaaaaacaaaattaaagtagCAAATTGGTGGACTTTTACCTTAGACGCAAGGGTTTAACGGGATACAAAACTTTTCGTAATTTCTCGCCTTAACCAATGTTTACGGTCTTAAACTTGGGTAAAATTTCATCCCATTGTCGAGCCTAAAGGAActattttttaagaaataacctatctttcactaaaaaaaagaacgtataaatgtatatttcatcCCAAAGTTTGCCGGGAAGGGTTAAGGCCGGGGTCCACAACCCCCCCCGTTCAAAAAATGGAGGTCCAAGACGGAACGATCACAAAACTATACCGGGAAGAGATGggtgaaattaaagaaaaaaaaaaaacctctgaataccaaatttaaaaagcaacattgaaaagtttgggaaaaattgtTAGAACATTAAAGAAGGGAGACCTATCGGTTACTTACGAAGATTAGGTATGAAAcaatgaataaagtaaaaaaatctgaagacaaggttttgtatgtatacaaataaacgaTTAGAATAAATTTAGGTCTTCTAAGTAGGGCACAAATGATTCTGAATcaatgtgataaagataatagttgtggtaacacagaagaaagaaaagttgaGATCTCACAATAAGAGGTAAGAATCTGGGTTGGCATAGGCACCATCACACATTGAATCGTTTGAGGAATTTGAAGGTGTGGATGTAACTGGGGCTACAAGAGCAACTGGGGCTTTGGAAAAATTATGTTTGATTTGGTTTGACTAAAATTGTAGGAAATAGTTTAGTTTATACCAATTGTAATGGGCATATTTGAAGACGATTTGTTTTTAAATGGTTAGGTTTCATTTCAAGATTAGTAAGGATTGTGACTACAGAGATTGAAGATTTTGAAAATGTAAGCATGATACAAGTAAGTAcaagatattaaaaaattaaatatatgtttatacatttataggaATCAAGTAGgcacataagagaaaaaaaatgactgcAAACAGTAAATAGTATGTATAGCAAAaatccaaaaaggaaaataagttgCAGTAAATAGTAGGTAAGTGCAGTAGGTTGGGCAGAACCCCTGTTAGGAAAACACAGTGATTGAATGGGGTCTGGGGGTGAATGAAGCCCCTGGATTAGGAAGGATTTTGGTTCATAtggtgatgtttgtggatttcccaggAATAGCTGGAGTAGTAGGGCCTTAATCTTGGAGGTGTAAGGTCACCTCATAAACATTGccaatactttcatttatatcatattcaatGGAAAATAATGAGTGTCACAAATATTTGAAAGAAGGAATGATAATGCAGGATTGGATGGCTATGTGATACAataaatttatcaattatttagtTTCATACAGCCATCCAACCTTGCTGTTATTATACCTTGTTTCAATTCATGGTGTAGTATGCATGAATCTATTGTTAATTTCCATTGCAAATAATGTAAGTGCAGTCACTGGTAAGTATTTATGAAGTGACTGTGCACCATTCTCAGGCTAAGCCCTTATTACTCTAGCCACTCCAGGGAATCCATAAACTTTGTCACATGTACCTAAAACCTTCTTAAGCCAGGGGCTTTGTCCCTAGACCTCCACCTGATTATTTTATTTACCAAGGTACTTAGAAATAGGTAGCTAGTTGGCAACTTTTGAGTATGGCCCTACCTCTttgcctttattcattgcaaatatttatttattttttctttcttttttcttggtttcattTCCGTATATTTTtctaacattgttattactgattcgttttcaaagaaaatgcactgaaaaaCACTTACCATAGAGTATCGCACAGATTGACCAGGTGTGAGATATCAGACATAGTTAgagacataattatatgtataacttACTTGATATTGCTATAATTACCAGAGGCAAAACAAAAATTCccactattatttataataacaaagagttccttaccattaacagccaTTAGAATATCTTGGGGAAAAAATCAATGTCATTTTTGGGTTTCACAGTctaaatggaagtggagctacctggttatatgcaCCTTGGTATTTCCCCCACCTAATGGCTGTGGACTTACTCTCCCTACAGTATTTGTtgcaatatattttcataatagcTGACATTATTATTAGCCTGCATGGATTGTTTCAGGTATCAATGTGTGATACAGGTATCAATGAGTGATACCTAAAACAATCTTTCTTTATGGCAGCATTATTAGATTTTTCTGTAAATGTATTCTAAAGTATCATGTCATTTCTAAATATCAACTTGCGTGAGTGAAAAGTGTTGTAATTTCTGCCGTTTTATCCATTACAGGCAAAATTTACTTTGTATCATATGGCTGGTGAAcagaaaatgtattattattattattattttatttatatatatatatatatatgtatatatatatatatatatatatatatatatatatatatatatatatatatatatgtatatattttttttcatcattgatgTTTCTAAGTGGAAAAGTACTTTATCTGAAGGATTTTAAAGTGTCTCTAACAAGTTTGATTGTCAGTTCTACTGTTGATAACCCATTTCCATGTTATGACCCCTCCCCTCAGAGAGTTTTTATCAGAACAATGCTTTTTCTTATCTATGAAACTCTTGTAAAATACCAAACACCATCTACCAAAACAGTCTTATCTTACCTTGGCCTGTGTATTTCCTTTGCCACTGGGAAGGCTCTGCCTCACTGCAGATCCTTGTTGACTACTTGATTCAACCAAACCCATGCTAACCAAACTTGTGTTTCTGATTTTCCCCTTGAGCAGTAGAATCCAGGCACTGGAGCTCTCATTGTCATTGGGTTAAAAAACACTTTGTTATGTATGCTTCCAAATTGGCACTATACTTTTCTGAAACCTGTGATCAAAAGTAATAAGTGAATTCTGATGTATAGAAAGTACACTCTTTCTTTAAATAGGTAAATTGTCAGGAATAGGATTGTTTCAAAAGATGGCACTGCTTCTGTATTTCAACAAAGGCCATCATATTTCCACTATATTTACTGTTGCAAGAAATATATTCCCATGGAATGACTTTTAACTCTGTCTTGCCTAAATATAAATGGAGGTTTCTTTGTCATTGCTAAGTTCTTGTTATGTAACTAAGCAATAAGTGCTTACTACATGAAAAATGATGCAATGATTGCTAagtaaatcatcataataatgtttaatacaataatatttgatatttcagTTGAACCAAGCGCCACAGAAATTGTACGCTTATATGAAGCCTTAGCCAAGGATGGGTCATTACCCATAAAATGGAACTGGGAACTAGGGAGACGGCCGCTTACTCCCTCACAAGATGATTCTGAAAGTgacagagaagaggaggcagaaaAGTATGTAATAGATGGATGATTAAGTAGATTGATATTATGTTGCTAGTTATGTTAAGCAGATGAGTGGATGTCTATGTTCATTGAATTTAATATTTAGTATTTTCCTTCTCAGAATTGACACTTCTGGATTTGATTTTGATGATGAACCAGCAACAGTACGTCTAACTCCTCGACGCACGCCTGGTAGTGTTGGCCCAAAAGGCAGTGCCAAGAAAAAGACAACCAATTTTGAAAATGTGTTAGCCAGTGTGAGAAGACAGAAGAAACTTGAACTTAGGGAGAAAACAAGGttcagaaaagagaagaaatagaaataacaaaaagttattttattataatttttttttttactcaaacctTTGAtaagttaaaaagtaaaaaagaaaaaaaaaaagttaacatcaGTATGGCAAATGTGTTGATGTACTGATATTCAAAATGCAAATTAAAGACTGTGGTTGAAAGTATCTCCTGAAAAATTTGAAAGTGGTATGGATGGTGAATGCTTATGGAAGTACTTGgtaattttttaatgtaattacaGATTTTGTAATTTGATTCCATGAACAGGTAATCTTATTTTGTGTACCTATgacttataatataaaaaaaggtaataaaacatTTCATGTCAGTGAAGTTTATTTATTTAGGCTATTACATTTAGGGAAATACCCCACTAACCCCTTGGTGtcatgggggggcttaggagatggagactggggcccaatgtaggggatcacccctaccttggacctcagccctcacctcaactaattttgcagtcttttcttcttcccctttcttttccttctgttcttcatcATTCCTTCTTCTGTCCATTTCCTGAGATATaagagctgtgctgaaaggatgaaaggctggatTTGTGTCAATTATGAACAGCCtctgggagccatgggcacagtatttccttgtttagttatctagcccttacccctcatggggaccctaACAGGTAGACCATATCATCTCCCCATTTATTTTAGGCTCACCATGACCAGTAATGAGATTTGacccagtcaaattccttttccaataTAAATCctgatactccaatctctaccacttccctggtgcctatccctcccctccttcttctcactcTACCTGTTGCATCAGACAATCTAAATGTTGCACTCAGTCTTCTACACCCacctctccttctgctcctcagacatccattccctcttctcctagGAAGAGAACTTcagtttctcagacctccccacccaactcccctccagaaatgCTTGAACACATCCAAAAGTTTATAAACATGACTCAAGAGAATGatccactccctcatccaccctatAATCCCTTCATTTGCTCTACATTGAAAGCATCTGCCgatttccattctcctcctcaagttccccctacccctcttcctcccactcacccaaaaaacaccctatCCTCTCTTCCATGTGCagcaccattccctcttccttccccattatccttgaCACCCTCACTTAAATACTCACATaactcccttatgtcacaacaacATTCATCTGtagatcccctcccctcctgtcattcttcccgatacttcaccaccttccGTTTCCCTTATTTCATTCTCAGAATTTTTCTCCTACATCTATCGTTTCTTACTGTATTACACTTTGTTTCATAATAGCTCTTTTGTAGGTTTGTGTTAATCTCCCTTTCTCAGACACACTCTCCATTTGATGTGATCACCCTATACCTTTAATAAAATCCCCAGTGTATTCCATTTACTAcccctctatacccttttcactaACATTCTACCCTAAAATGTTCTACAACCTTAGACATCTAACACATCTTATCCTGATCATTaactcatttccaccctttttgccacaatactttttggcctttgatgtctagcacatttatgtCTTCTAACCATTTAAACATTAACCATTTTAGGGAAATGAAAGCAAAAGAAAGTCTGTTTTGAAGTGTCAAATATTTTATttagagaaaaattaaatttttataaaaaggaaagattGGCCTAAGGACCTATCATTTCTTACACTTCAcacatgattttctttttataatttccaGTATTTTTTGTCATCTACAATACACTGAAATTTATGTAAGTTTTCAAGTAATTAACATTAATATGCACAATTTTCCTTAGTTTTAAAATGGCTGTTAAGTTTCATGACCAGGGACAAATTTTCAAACAAGCAGTAAATGACAATATATGAAATTCAATAGTATAAAACAGTGGTTCCCAACCATTGAGTTATTACCCACAAGGGGGACACAAAGGGTTAGCAAGGGGGTCACATtgccttggggggaaaaaaatattgttggcCAATTTGCTAGGTATTTGTCGGTTTCCATGTCttcatgaaaaaaagtaaatataatttgtatttattgCTGAATATTATATAGTTTAGTTGGAAAATCATAAAATGGAACAGCTGATGTAGGGTATGGGGGTCAAATGTATATTGGAGGTTTGAAAAAGGGGTTACAAGTGTCCAAAGGATGCAAACCACTGGTTTGAGAGGAATTTACTATAGGATTGATATCATAGATATATCATCACTTACTATGCTTACATTTGTATACTGTCATCATAATGAAGAGcttaagagaaaataaatcattaaaaacatATGTGGACATCTTGGGGAAGACACTGATTGCCAGTTGTATCTCAGCTCTGATGGCTACCAGTGATGAATGTTGAAAGAAATTCTGGTAACTGAGAAGTTTTGTTTTTCAAATATCTCAGTATATGTAGCTGTAAAATTCTTATCTTCACAGTgctagagatgtatttgaccaattTCAAAAATGGTCAAATGCATCTATGTGAATGTAttccatctctcttatctcttttcctacattttacataaaatttatatgcaaatatttttgaagttttaattatatagatGGTGAAAGAAGCACTATCATTGCAAAATGGTGCATTATGTATATTTACCATCTACCGATAATAATTTCTGAGTTGAGGAAAATATCACTTGTAAAATCAGTAAGCACCACCATCAACTTTCCAAAACGATCTTTTTGAGTAAGAATTCCTCaacatgaaaggagaaaaaaagtttacaataaaactatatttattaattcaaaaTGCAAATATTATTTACATGATAATTTCCCTATTACTAGTTGCATTGATATCTGTATATTTGTTATCTGTCCTTAAATGCCTATCAAAAAACATGCACCGGGTATAAACTACACATCAAAACTTGACAGAAAGATtcaactttaaaaattatttgccagaaaaaggtaaatgaatagaAGACTAAGTaattcaaaatctaaaaaaaaaaaatatatatatatatgtagtctccTATTACAGCCAAGCATAATTTGGTTGACATTCCTGCCATGCCTCTAGACTTCTCCCTGGTTGTCTCCCTCATTGTAACCGACCCAGTCCCTAGCGATGGGTGCAGACAGCATTGGCTCGGAGATGGCAAAGGCGTCACACAGAGTCAAGGCATGGGGGGCAATTTCCCTGCACAAACTCTGGGATACGGATGTTGCCTGAAAGCAGATTTATTTTGTGTTAGTATGAAGATTTAGAATTGAATATGTTTTTGGTACGAGTGTGATAAGCAAATTCTATCACTTCATTCATTTTCCTGTTAGGCATATTTTACAGATTTAGTTATTGGAAAGGAAGTTTTTGAGAAATGATACATTAGAATGGAAATAACTTAAAATATTAAGTCTGAATTTGGACTTCTTCCCTAAGCACCTACCACTTAaaattttctcactttctcatttgACTGCttgtcaaacaaaaaaaataccataataGCCCATGATTTTGAACCTGTGTTTATACAAGTATCATCACATCCAACTACACAGGGTTCTTGCAACCTGTGTTCTTTACTCTTAATAAGTTAACTTATACTCCTCACTGCTTTTGATGGGTGGTACATGGCCAAGATACATAGAGTTTAGTTCACAGTTAAAGGGGACAGTACTATGTTCCCAAGAAAGGTAACTGCCTTTAATTTAAGAGGATGAACCAAATTAACAGATTTCAAGATGTCAAATatgaacattaataaaaaaaaattgcaaaaatgatccgccctattaaatatatgaatcacAAGCATAACAGTCTGCATTCTTTAATAGTAACAAAAGAATATTTGTCTAgctgagaaggagaaaaaaaaaagttatcatacagaaaagaaaaaataccttaGCAGCAACATCAGGTGTTATAATTCCATTGGATATGAAGACACCCAAGTTCTTTTCCACAATGTCAACCAGATACAGGTGGTGCAACTTGGTCAAAATAGGCTTCAGACTCTCCTCACAGTTTTTGATAACCTCACCAAACTGAAAATCCAGAATTATGTTATATTGCAAGTCCTTCAATTGTCAAATGAATTATTCTGATAATCCAAACTTATAACAATTTTCAGTAAATTTCaacatttcttaaaattttaataccaaTTCGTAAACTTCAAAGATAGAAAAATTACCGAAGCtaatatttttctgtttgttttttgtttgtttacctgaTCAGAGATGAGCCTTTCTCCAAAAGCCCTGGCAGCAGCTTGCACCAAGTCTGACTCCTGCATCATCCATGTATCAAAGAGGCCAGCCTTTCCAGCAGCCATCAGTTTCTTGCCAAGAGTCTGCACCAGTgtgaattttctttatttaattttaaaattaaatggttatacatatacatgttaaaaaaagaaatgtcaacTATTCACTCACATAATATCATCTAAATGATCAATTGCTGATGTACAGATCATGTACATTATATCTAAAAGAAGCAGAAACATTTACTACTCTGCCTTTTGC
Proteins encoded in this window:
- the LOC119578975 gene encoding uncharacterized protein LOC119578975 isoform X2; this translates as MPLRRVEPSATEIVRLYEALAKDGSLPIKWNWELGRRPLTPSQDDSESDREEEAEKIDTSGFDFDDEPATVRLTPRRTPGSVGPKGSAKKKTTNFENVLASVRRQKKLELREKTRFRKEKK
- the LOC119578975 gene encoding uncharacterized protein LOC119578975 isoform X1, whose translation is MDAEESFKVECSDEEVQKELTNGVFVEPSATEIVRLYEALAKDGSLPIKWNWELGRRPLTPSQDDSESDREEEAEKIDTSGFDFDDEPATVRLTPRRTPGSVGPKGSAKKKTTNFENVLASVRRQKKLELREKTRFRKEKK